The genomic region TTGCTCAACTTTTTCCTCCACCATAGGTACAGCCGGTTCCTCAATTGGGTCAATCTGGGTTAAATCATTTGTGATCGCTGCCCCGGTTGCCTCTCCTGCTTCTTCTTTGGCTTCTCCTACATCTACTAAATCTTTCGAGGGAACAATGTGTTCACTGGGTAGGTTTAATTCTCCTGGCACAGTTTCCTCAGTAGTTGGCTCCTGTTCTACAACCTCCGGTATTTCCTCCGGCAAAGGACCAACCATTGGCTCCTCGCCTATGCTGGCACTGCTCTGGTTGTACTTCATTTCGGCAACATCAGGAACAGAGACATGTGCTTCTACCGGTTCCTGGCTCGGACCATCGTAGTCTACCTGTGGCACACCATTTTGCAAGTTAACACCGGCCGTTTTAGCTTCTTTCTGCGAAAAAGAGAGCAGGATGAAGATTAGAAATAACGTAAACGCATTGGCGCTTGAGTGATTACCCCCCACCTGTAAAAACCCCTTTCGGTCAAAAAAATTATGGAAAATTCACCTTGCTATATATTACGGAGAAAATCCGTAAGTGTTACAAGTTAAACATAGTTAACACATATAACCAGGACTAAGGGGAAAATTACTTAATGAAAAAGCAGGCGGTTACGAAAGGGGAAATATAATGGATCTATGGCTTTTTACCTTACTGATGGTACTGGTTGGCCTTTTGGTGATGGGCTGGCTAAGCCTGCTGACCAGACTGGACAGGAGGTAGCTTATGATTTGGTGTCAAAACATCATTAAAATAAGAGCTAGCCACGTGCTAGCTCTTTAATTTTTGCAGCATTTGAGTAACTATAAATGGTTTGTTTTCAATGGCCACGATTTCCTTTTGTAAAATTTCAATGTGCCTCATTTCTTCATCCCTGAATTTCAGCAGCATTTGCCTGGCTTCGGGGTTACGTACCATAATGGCGGACTCGTTATAAAAGATTTGATTACGAATTTTATCTTCCAGTACATCATTCAATAATTCTAAATTATCCATAGTCCCCTCCTATTTAATATCCAGTTTTATCATTTCCTGTTCTATTTCCGCTAAATGGCTTTGGGCTGTTTTTTCAAATAGCTTAAACATTTTTTTAAGGCGCTTGTCTTTTGTCGTATTAGATAAAAAAGCATACTTGGCCTTACGTTGTGTTTCCTGGTCAAAGGCCATTTTAAAAGTGTTATTTATAATATCCTTTTGCTTAAGTTTGGGCACACTAACACCCCCAACATTTTTCTTAGCTATAGGATTATAAAATTTTAGGCATATTATTATTTTTTTGGCGGAAAATATTTTAAGTAGCTGTTGATCAAGGAGGTAGCAATGATTAAAGTAGCTATAATCGGAGCGGGGATTGCCGGCCTATCCTGTGCCATTGAATTAGAAAAATTAGGCATCAAACCGGCCATATTTGAGCAAAAACACCGTGTAGGCAGTCCGTTCACCTTTGCTCCTATGACACTTAACTTTTCATTTAAACCGATAAAGGATCAGCTGAAAGAGTTAAAAAAGCGATATGATATAGATATTAAACCCATCAGCAAAATAAAACTGCTGCGGGTCCGGGGTCCTAACAGTGAATACATGGTACAGGGACACCTGGGTTATACGGTTTTACGGGGACAGGAAGAGCAATCAGCGGAGTGTCAATTAGCCCGCATACTAAAAACCCCCATCAAATTTGAGTGTCCGGTTAAACCCGAGGATCTACTAAAAAAATTTGATTACTTAGTAATTGCCGATGGCACCGGCCACTGGGCCAAAAAGCTCAATATTTGGCAAAGCCTGTTTAAATGTTGGATTAGAGGAGCCACCGTTTTAGGCCGGTTTAATCCCAGAGAAGTTCGGATCTGGATTAACACCAACTATTGTAAAAGCGGCTTTGTATATTTAGTACCGCTAAGCACGGACCGGGCCTCCTTAATCTTAATCGCCTCTTACATCACCCATGGACAATTAGATCACTACTGGCAAACCTTTATTGAGCAGGAAAAAATTTTTCCTGAAATGATTAATAAATGGGACATGGAATTTGAAACCGGTTTAGTCTACCCGCATCGGGTGGGAAACACTTTTTTTATTGGTAACAGTGGCGGCTTTGTCACCAGCTGGATCGGGATGGGGCTGTTTTCCTGCGTGGCCAGCGGGGTGGAAGCTGCCAGGGCCATTGCCGGTCAGGGCGATTACGAGAAAAGTATGAAATTTCATCAAGCTGTGATGGAAGCTAACGCCACCATGCGGCGCCTATGGGATCGCTTGAATAACCGCAACATTGATCGTTTTATCAGAATCATCGGTACTCCTCCCCTTAAACAGGTCTTTTATCAAAGCAATTTAAATTTGATTGAAAAAACATCACCTCTGTTAAGCCAGTTACTAAAAACCTCAGAAGAAGTACAGTATTTTCAATAACTTTATTAATCCTTAAACATCCAGAAACCCTCCCCGCACAGGGGAGGGTTTCCTTTAACGGACTTGTGCGCTTTTGCAGCGCTACCAGCCCGGTGCTTATAATATGATCTGTTTACCGCCATAATATTTGTGGTTTGGCCTAGTAATACATGGAACTGTCGTCAGATCATAAACGTATTTTGGGATGGCCATACTTAACAACAGTGATCTAATTTACGGAGGTGACCCTTTGTCTCTGTATATATGTGGAAACAAACTATTTGAATATATGGTGGCCTATATCCTGCGCAACAACGGGTATATTGCCGGAGTGCCACGCAGGAAGTTAGGCGGTCGGGGGGCCCAACATCAAGTAGGGGTAATCGGGGTTGACTTAAATAACAGTCCCTTTTGTTTGAACACTGTATTACTGGTATCCGTCAGGGATGATGGGCATGCAGATCACGATAAAGATATGCAACTGGTGCGCAACCTTAAAGCCACCTTGTTGGATTTGGAACAAACTCTCCCTTCCCGCCGGGAACTTATCCGGGATCTAATGGATAATAACAGGGGTGATTTATTCCATCGTATTTACGGGGGCAAAAGAGATAAGGAAACTCTTACCGTGAATTATGTGGGCGGTGTTTTCGTAGTCGGCAATTTTTCACCACCGGCCTGGGAATATGCCAATGCCCATGGTATTTACGTGGTGCACCTGCCGGAAGTAATGGCCGGAGAAAATTTGGCCGCCTGGCAACAGCGAATCAGGGAAGCCCTTGGCAAAATTGTCTTGCCGGATGGCAGCATCACTTTACCAGGGCTGGCCAAAAAAACAAAAAAAATTCCCCAATTTAGGGAAATCCTTTCGTCATTGCGGCAGCCCCACAACTGTGATTTAACGCCGGAGCAAAGTCACGACCTGTTTACCATTTTTAACGAAGTGCTAAAAACAGATGAAATGTTACCACTGACCCGTAGCCTGCAGAGAACCTCTCTGGCCACAGTTAACGGTTACCCGGTGGTATTTGAATACAATGTTAGCTACAAGGCACTGGTTGACGCAGCCTTATCAATTTATGAAAGAAAGATCCGGCAAGTTAAATCCGTGGCCCCGGCCACCACTTACAAACCGCTGGATGTGGTTCACCTGTGGGCCAATAATATCACTTCGTCATTGGACGGCGAGGTGCTGAAATTCTCCTACCAGGTGGAAAAGAAAGACGCTCCCCAAAGCATTCAAAATTTAGCCGGTTTCCTTTACATACCCCATACAGTTCTAAACAAACGAAACATGGACAGATTTCGTCTGCGGATGCCCCTGAAGGCCGGTCTAAGCCTGGTCTGTGAGTTCCGTTTGAACCAACCGGAACAGCGGGTGGATAATTTGGCTTAGCTATATATTTTTCTCCCTTAGGTCAAACACCCGCTTACTTTTCTTCTCTGAGCGGGGTAATGTGCCACAGGGCACCACTTCTACCTCGGACTGGATACCAATGCGCGCTTTAATATTACGTTTGCATTCACCGGCTACCAGGGCCGGATCATAGCCTGCTTGCCCTTCCACTTTAATTAATATGCGGTCCTTACCCTCAACCCGGGTCAAAATTATCTGATATTCACTGCTGGCCCCCTGGGTCAACTTTAATACATGGTCAATCTGCCCCGGGTAAATGTTTACCCCCTTAATCTTAATCATGTCATCGGTCCTACCCAATACCCGGTCAATCATGGGGAAGGGAGAACCACAGGGGCAGGCCTCCAAACGCAGCCTGGTAATATCATGGGTACGGTAACGCAGCAGGGGCATTCCTTCTTTGGTTAAGGTGGTAATGACTAATTCACCCTGCTGACCGGGTGCCAGTTGCTCACCTGTGACCGGATCAATAATTTCAAACAATAAATGATCAGACCAGAAATGCAGACCCAGGTGATAGTCACAGTCAATGGCGATACCCGGACCGTAAATTTCCGTTAACCCGTAAATATCAAAGGTTTTAATGTTCAGCATTTCTTCAATGCGGGCCCGCATCTTGCCGCCCCATCTTTCACTGCCGAAAATCCCCGTACGCAGACGAATTCTTTCCCGTAATCCCCGCTTATTTATTTCTTCCGCCAACAACAAGCCGTAGGAAGATGTGCCAATCAGCACCGTGGCAGCCAGATCCTCCATCAGTTCCAGTTGTTTTTCAGTATTACCGGGTCCGGTGGGAATAGTCATGGCCCCTAACCGTTCCACCCCGGCCTGAAAACCGATGCCGGCGGTCCATAAGCCATAGCCCGGGGTGACCTGCACCCGGTCCAGGGGGGTTACCCCGGCCATCCGTAGGCAGCGGGCCATCATCCCGGCCCAAACATCCACATCACCGGCGGTATAGGGAACAATAATGGGCTTGCCGGTGGTACCCGAAGAGGAATGGATGCGTACCACCTGCTCTTCCGGCACTGCCTGTAATCCCAGGGGGTAGCCCAACCTTAATTCTGATTTGGTGGTAAAGGGCACTGCGGCCAGATCCTTAACGGTACGAATTTGCTCCGGCTTAATACCTGCTTGATCCAGCTTTTGCCGATAAAAAGGAGAATTATCATAAACCCTTTGCACCATTTCCTGTAGCTGTTTGGCTTGCCGGTCAAAAAGCCCGGCATAATCAAATAATGGGCCGGATTGTTTAGGCATCACTGACATTTTGGCACACCTCCCACTGCTTCCTGGCCCAGTGCAAAGGCCCGCTGGTTAATTTCCCGCAGTCTGGGTGGTATTGTATCTAAAACCACTTTTTTGAGATGATCAGCGTCATAGGGCAGTATCCGTAAAGCAGACAGCGCCCCCAGCATCACAATATTAGTGGTCTTGATGGTTCCCGCCTGTTCGGCCAAAGCAGCGGCATCCAGGAAATATAATGATTCCGTGCTTTCCTGCAGGAAGGAGGTCAACTGCCGCCGGTCATACTGGGATAAACCAAGGGATACAGATACCGGGTGAATGTTATGGGTGTTAGCAATGACTACCCCGCCCCTTTTCAGCTTGGTTAGACCTCTAACTGTCTCCGCCAGTTCAAACCCCAACAATACATCAGCTCCACCGTCCGGGATCAAGGCCCCGTAATTACCAGAGCCCATGCGTACCTGGCTCATGACCACACCTTCCCGCTGGGCCATGCCAATGGCTTCGGAGGTAAGGACAGGCAATCCCGCTTCCATGGCGGCCCGGGCTAAAATGCGGGAAGCTAATACGTTGCCCTGCCCCCCCACACCGGTAATCACTAAATCTAATCTCATCTAAACCTCACCTCCGCTGATAATTGCTCCGGCCGGGCATATTTGGCTGCATAGCTCGCAACCGGTGCAGGCTGCCCCAATCACCGGCCCCTGATCTCCTCGGGAAATGGCCGGACAGCCCAATTCCTCCAGACATAAGCCGCAATCCAGGCATTTTTCATAATCTACAACTTTAGCCGACCTGCGCTCCTTAACCAAAGCCACACATTCCCGCCGCATCACCAGCACCGAAACCCCGTCCCGGTTTAAAGCTTCTTTAGCCGCCGCCAGGGCCGAGGTAAAGTCATAAGGATCAACAACTTTTACCCAGGACACCCCACAGGCCTCGGCCAACCTGGCAATATCCAGCGGTTCCACCGGTTGACCGGTGGCGTTACGGTTAAGGCCCGGGTGGCTTTGATGGCCGGTCATAGCTGTGGTCCGGTTATCCAATACCACCAGCGTGAGCCGGGAGCCATTGTGTACGGCATTAATCAAGCCTGGAATACCGGTATGGAAGAAGGTAGAATCACCCAGAAATGCCACTACCGGCCTATCCGGTTCGGCCAACTGCAGGCCACAACCGATGGTAATGCTGGCACCCATACAAAGACAAGTATCCACCGCATTTAAAGGGGCCATATTCCCCAGGGTATAGCAGCCGATATCTCCGGTAAAAATGGCATCGGTACCCTGGGCTGCCTGCTTTAAGGCATAGAAGGAAGCCCGGTGCGGGCAACCGGCGCACAGGACCGGCGGACGTACCGGCAGGGGCGGTAATTGTTTTGCTTCTTCCCGGGGTACATTAAGCTTTAGAAATTGGACCAGGGCCTGCTTTACCTGATCAACGTTAAGCTCTCCCTCCCGGGGCAACAGGTTATTGTGCTTGCCCCGCAGGACAATAGGCCGCCTGTGCTGCCAGATAATCTTAATTAGTTGCTCCTCCACCACCGGCTCCTGCTCTTCAACCACCAAAACCCGGTCAATTTTATCTAAAAACTGTAAGGTAATGCTAACCGGCAGGGGGTAAGGAGTACCAATCTTCAGTATCGGCACATCAATACCTAACAAATCCAGGGCTTCCTTGACATAGTTGTAGGCTACCCCGCTGGTTACCACCCCGCTATAGCGGGAACCGGGAATAACCTGGTTAAAGGGACTGGCAGCAAAGATATTTTCTATCTGCTGTTGCTGCTGGTTGAGCCATTTATGCCGCTTGCTGGCCAGGCTGGGAAAAATTACCCAGTTCGGGCTTTTTTCGAACTTTACTTGTCTCGGATTACGATTAAACTTCTCTGTTACCTCCACATCCTGGCATACATGACAGGTGCGGGTGGTAGGACGGACAATCACCGGCAGTCCCAGGGCTTCGGAAATATCAAAAGCCACCCTGGTCATTTCCTTGGCTTCCTGGGGGCTGGCCGGATCCAATACCGGTAACTTGGCAAACTGGGCAAATTTTCTGGTATCCTGCTCGTTTTGTGAACTATGGGGGCCGGGATCATCCGCCACCACCAGCACCAACCCACCTTTGACCCCAATATAGGCCAGGGTCATCAAAGGATCAGCAGCCACATTTAAACCAACTTGCTTCATGGTCACCAGCGCTCTGGCACCGGCATAAGCTGCCCCGGCGGCTACCTCCAGGGCCACCTTTTCATTTACTGACCACTGGGCATGAAAACCCAGTTCCTCAGCCTTGGCTGCCAGAGTGGAAAAAACTTCTGAGGAAGGGGTTCCCGGATAACCGGTTACCACTTGCACTCCTGCTTCCATTGCCCCGTAGGCAATGGCCTCGTTACCCATTAACAGTTTCTTCAATGGAACGACCCTCCCCTAAAAAACTAAAAACCAGGCCGAGAGGCCTGGTAAAAAACCATATAACTCAACTTTAGCCGCCTCACCTAAGCTCAACTCACCTCTGCTCATCTCCAATATTAAATTGCAGTCATTCATTCTATGCTCTACTCCAACATCAGGTAACCGTTTTAGTACCCCGGTCACCTTGCCATAAAGTTTACCATACTTAATAGCATCTGTCACCAGCTTTTTTATGCTACAGTGTGACTACTTTACCCTCACCGGTCAGGTTCTGCAGAATTTCCAGCATATTGGTAACCCGGCCCACGGCTAACTGATCCTTCAACTTATAATAATCCAGGCAGGTGCCGCAGGAGATTACCTCCGTCCCCCGCTCCACCAGCTTAAGTATTTGTTCCAGTACCCGGGAATGCTTGGTGGCTAACCGTACCCCTGAATTTACAAACATAATGATTCTTGGCGCCGGTTCTTCCAGAAGACTGTTGAAGAAACTAACCATTAAAGTTTCCCCTAGATCTTCGGCTCCGTTACCAAAGGTATTGCTGGTAATTAAGTAAACCATCGGCCCGGTACTACATTCCGAGGTTACCACTGCCTGAGGGGCAGTGGCCTCCCCCTTGGTGATGGTTAGATAATATTCGCCGTTTTTTTCCTCTACACTCACCTGGCAGCCGGCATTTTGGGCAAATCTTAACACATTTTCCCGGGCCACCTCGTTATCAACAATAGAAATGATGGTCCCCTGTGGGATTTCCTCCAGGGCCCGTTTAGTGTTAATTACCGGCTGGGGACAGGCCAAGCCGCGGTTATTGATTTCCTTAATCATATTTACCTACCCCTCTCAATGGTAATTAAATGCTTACCCGGCGGTTGAAGTTGGCCAACCACCCGGGCATCCGTTACACCTATGTTATGCAAACGGCTAATTAAGGCATTGGCTTTGCTTGGTTTAACAGAGATAAGTAGTCCACCGGATGTTTGCGGGTCAAAAAAAATATCCACATCTTCCCGGGGTACCCCGTCGGCAATATAAACCTGCTCACCCAGGTGGTTACGGTTGTTATAGGCACCCGCCGGGATAATGCCCATCCGGGCCAGCTCCCTGGCCCCAGGCAAGACCGGTACCTCGGCGGCAAAAACCTGTAGGCTCAGGCCACTGGCCTTAGCCATTTCTGCGGCATGGCCGAGAAAACCAAACCCGGTGATATCAGTACATGCCGTTGCACCTATGTCTAACATGGCCTGAGCCGCCTCTTTGTTTAAAGCAGCCATGGTTTTAATGGCTTGCCGGACAGTGGCCCGGTCCACCAGATCGGCCTTGATCCCCGTGTTGATAATACCTGTACCCAGGGGCTTGGTTAAAACTAAAACATCCCCTGCCACCGCCGTGGCGTTACTGTAAACTTTATCCGGATGAACCAACCCGGTCACCGCCAGGCCGTATTTTGGTTCATCATCCTGTACACTGTGCCCGCCGGCAATGATGGCCCCGGCTTCTATTACCTTGTCTGCCCCGCCTCTTAAAATCTCCCCCAATATATCCGGGGATAAACAACTGGGGAAGCAGACAATATTTAAGGCCAGGAGTGGTTTACCACCCATGGCATAAATATCACTTAAGGCATTGGCCGCGGCGATTTGGCCAAAAGTATAAGGATCATCAACCATGGGGGTAAAAAAATCCACAGTTTGAATAGTGGCCAATTCATCATTTAACCGATACACTGCTGCATCGTCGGAAGTATCCAGACCAACCAACAGGTTGGGGTCAGAAACATTAGGCAGATGTCGCAGGACCTGCGACAGGACCTCCGGTCCCACCTTGGCCGCTCATCCGGCGGCTTTGGTCATTTGGGTTAACCTTGTGCCAGACATTTTTGTCACCCCCATTAAAACGACATTATTTAGCCCTTCGCCAATATTTATGTACACTCCTTTATCTAATCAATAACATTTAGTTATATTTAAATAAGTTTTAAACAAATATTCCGGACCATTATAATATTAGTTGACAATCATTGACTTGCTAACAAAGTTAGGCGGGAGTATAATTAATTACAGCTTTTACCAACATGCTAGAGGTGATCGTCTTGTCCCAAACGGCCCCCATAGGTATCTTTGACTCCGGTGTAGGTGGCTTATCCGTAGCCAGGGAAATCCGTCGGCTGCTTCCTATGGAAGATATTATTTACTATGCTGATTCTGCCTTTTGCCCGTACGGGGATAAAGACCCTGAGGTAATCAGACGACGTGAAATTGCTATTGTAGATTTTTTGTTGTCCCAGGGAGCCAAAATGATTGTCGTGGCTTGTAATACCGCGTCCTCTACCGGTCTTGACGACTTAAGAAAAATGTTCCCGGTTCCCATTGTGGGCATGGAACCGGCTGTAAAACCTGCGGTGGCTGCTACCCGCAACGGTAAGATTGGTATATTGGCCACCTCGGTGACCATTGCCGGTGAGCGTTTGGCTTCTTTAATTAAACGTTTTGCCGAACATGTCAACGTTATTACCCAACCCTGCCCTGGTCTGGTGGAACGAGTTGAGCATGGGCAACTGGATGACCCGGAGACAGAAAAGATATTAGCGGGTTTTCTAAAACCGATACTGGAACAACAAGCAGACACCATTGTTTTAGGTTGCACCCATTATCCCTTTCTTACCCCTCTGATAGAAAAAATAGTCGGCCCCAACATTGCCATTATTGACACCGGTGAGGCGGTGGCCAAACAAGTCAGCCGGGTTTTAAATGAACATAACCTGGCGGTACACGAACCTAGAGTGGGCCAAGAAAAGTTCTTTACCAGTGGTAACCAGGTGGAAGTGGCTAAAGTGATTGGGACCCTCTGGTCAAAGGACAATGTGCATGTAGAAACAGTACCTCTGATCCAGGCATAAATAATTAACGCCGCAGCTTTTGCGGCGTTAATTATTAGCGACCTATTAAATTAAGCCAGACACTGGGCCAAGCGGCGGTTAACATCATCCCAGTTGACCAGGTTCCACCAGGCTTCCACAAAGGCCGCCCGTTTGTTTTGATATTTCAGGTAGTAGGCATGCTCCCACAGATCTAATGCCAACAGCGGTACCACACCCCACTGGGTTAAATTTTGATGTTTCTCAGCGGTAAGGATTTCTAATTTCTTAAAGGTAGGATTATAACACAGCAGAGTCCAACCGGAACCTTCCACTGCCACTGCAGCGGCGGTAAATTGTTTTTTAAAGGCTTCAAAACTACCGAAAAATTTATTAATTTCCTCTGCCACTTGACCGGTGGCGGGTCCACCACCATTGGGTTTCATATTCTCCCAAAACATAGTGTGCAGAATGTGCCCGGAACCGTGGAAGGCCAGTTCCCTCTCCCAATGTTTAACCAGGGCAAAGTCCCCTTTTTCCCGGGCCTCGGCCAGTTTGGCTTCGGCATTGTTTAAACCATCTACATAAGCCTTGTGGTGGGCATCATGGTGTAAGCGCACGGTCTGCTCATCATAGTACGGTTCCAGGGCGTTGTAGTCATAGGGTAATGCCGGTAATTCATGCTTCATTTTTATTCCTCCGTTCCTATCGTGATAATATTATAGTACACGAAAAAGTTTTAATTATTGCCAGGTATTTCTGTAATTATATATTAGCAAAGAAAGCTGAAGAAGCAATGAACTATAGATTACTAAAATATTAAAATTTTAAATGTTATTTACACACTAAGATTTGTTTGGTTTAATTATTTCAGACTTGTTGATTGGAGGTAATTCATATGGCCAACGAAAATAACAACTGCGGCTGCCGGAAACCTCGAAAAATTTCCAAAGGATTAATGTCCAGGGTGGCTAAATTCATTAGAGATAAATCAGTGGATGGCATTTGCGTTAAAAGTATTGAAGAAATAGCTGATGAAATGGGCCTGCTGCTGCCTTCCATCCTGGTTGATGTATTGGAGCAGTTGGATGAAAAGGGTACCATTAAGATTAAACACCGGGGCGAACAACTCAGTGATTTATCTACCTTTATTTATATTGGGGATGATGAAGTAACAAAATTGATGTCCACCACTGTGCTATTAGGTCAGGAATTGGAACAAACTCTGGGGAATAACGAAGAATTCAGGAAGTATAAGGAAAAA from Desulfotomaculum nigrificans DSM 574 harbors:
- a CDS encoding NAD(P)/FAD-dependent oxidoreductase, which encodes MIKVAIIGAGIAGLSCAIELEKLGIKPAIFEQKHRVGSPFTFAPMTLNFSFKPIKDQLKELKKRYDIDIKPISKIKLLRVRGPNSEYMVQGHLGYTVLRGQEEQSAECQLARILKTPIKFECPVKPEDLLKKFDYLVIADGTGHWAKKLNIWQSLFKCWIRGATVLGRFNPREVRIWINTNYCKSGFVYLVPLSTDRASLILIASYITHGQLDHYWQTFIEQEKIFPEMINKWDMEFETGLVYPHRVGNTFFIGNSGGFVTSWIGMGLFSCVASGVEAARAIAGQGDYEKSMKFHQAVMEANATMRRLWDRLNNRNIDRFIRIIGTPPLKQVFYQSNLNLIEKTSPLLSQLLKTSEEVQYFQ
- a CDS encoding phenylacetate--CoA ligase family protein — protein: MSVMPKQSGPLFDYAGLFDRQAKQLQEMVQRVYDNSPFYRQKLDQAGIKPEQIRTVKDLAAVPFTTKSELRLGYPLGLQAVPEEQVVRIHSSSGTTGKPIIVPYTAGDVDVWAGMMARCLRMAGVTPLDRVQVTPGYGLWTAGIGFQAGVERLGAMTIPTGPGNTEKQLELMEDLAATVLIGTSSYGLLLAEEINKRGLRERIRLRTGIFGSERWGGKMRARIEEMLNIKTFDIYGLTEIYGPGIAIDCDYHLGLHFWSDHLLFEIIDPVTGEQLAPGQQGELVITTLTKEGMPLLRYRTHDITRLRLEACPCGSPFPMIDRVLGRTDDMIKIKGVNIYPGQIDHVLKLTQGASSEYQIILTRVEGKDRILIKVEGQAGYDPALVAGECKRNIKARIGIQSEVEVVPCGTLPRSEKKSKRVFDLREKNI
- a CDS encoding indolepyruvate oxidoreductase subunit beta, which translates into the protein MRLDLVITGVGGQGNVLASRILARAAMEAGLPVLTSEAIGMAQREGVVMSQVRMGSGNYGALIPDGGADVLLGFELAETVRGLTKLKRGGVVIANTHNIHPVSVSLGLSQYDRRQLTSFLQESTESLYFLDAAALAEQAGTIKTTNIVMLGALSALRILPYDADHLKKVVLDTIPPRLREINQRAFALGQEAVGGVPKCQ
- the iorA gene encoding indolepyruvate ferredoxin oxidoreductase subunit alpha, which codes for MKKLLMGNEAIAYGAMEAGVQVVTGYPGTPSSEVFSTLAAKAEELGFHAQWSVNEKVALEVAAGAAYAGARALVTMKQVGLNVAADPLMTLAYIGVKGGLVLVVADDPGPHSSQNEQDTRKFAQFAKLPVLDPASPQEAKEMTRVAFDISEALGLPVIVRPTTRTCHVCQDVEVTEKFNRNPRQVKFEKSPNWVIFPSLASKRHKWLNQQQQQIENIFAASPFNQVIPGSRYSGVVTSGVAYNYVKEALDLLGIDVPILKIGTPYPLPVSITLQFLDKIDRVLVVEEQEPVVEEQLIKIIWQHRRPIVLRGKHNNLLPREGELNVDQVKQALVQFLKLNVPREEAKQLPPLPVRPPVLCAGCPHRASFYALKQAAQGTDAIFTGDIGCYTLGNMAPLNAVDTCLCMGASITIGCGLQLAEPDRPVVAFLGDSTFFHTGIPGLINAVHNGSRLTLVVLDNRTTAMTGHQSHPGLNRNATGQPVEPLDIARLAEACGVSWVKVVDPYDFTSALAAAKEALNRDGVSVLVMRRECVALVKERRSAKVVDYEKCLDCGLCLEELGCPAISRGDQGPVIGAACTGCELCSQICPAGAIISGGEV
- the yedF gene encoding sulfurtransferase-like selenium metabolism protein YedF translates to MIKEINNRGLACPQPVINTKRALEEIPQGTIISIVDNEVARENVLRFAQNAGCQVSVEEKNGEYYLTITKGEATAPQAVVTSECSTGPMVYLITSNTFGNGAEDLGETLMVSFFNSLLEEPAPRIIMFVNSGVRLATKHSRVLEQILKLVERGTEVISCGTCLDYYKLKDQLAVGRVTNMLEILQNLTGEGKVVTL
- the selD gene encoding selenide, water dikinase SelD: MSGTRLTQMTKAAGUAAKVGPEVLSQVLRHLPNVSDPNLLVGLDTSDDAAVYRLNDELATIQTVDFFTPMVDDPYTFGQIAAANALSDIYAMGGKPLLALNIVCFPSCLSPDILGEILRGGADKVIEAGAIIAGGHSVQDDEPKYGLAVTGLVHPDKVYSNATAVAGDVLVLTKPLGTGIINTGIKADLVDRATVRQAIKTMAALNKEAAQAMLDIGATACTDITGFGFLGHAAEMAKASGLSLQVFAAEVPVLPGARELARMGIIPAGAYNNRNHLGEQVYIADGVPREDVDIFFDPQTSGGLLISVKPSKANALISRLHNIGVTDARVVGQLQPPGKHLITIERGR
- the murI gene encoding glutamate racemase: MSQTAPIGIFDSGVGGLSVAREIRRLLPMEDIIYYADSAFCPYGDKDPEVIRRREIAIVDFLLSQGAKMIVVACNTASSTGLDDLRKMFPVPIVGMEPAVKPAVAATRNGKIGILATSVTIAGERLASLIKRFAEHVNVITQPCPGLVERVEHGQLDDPETEKILAGFLKPILEQQADTIVLGCTHYPFLTPLIEKIVGPNIAIIDTGEAVAKQVSRVLNEHNLAVHEPRVGQEKFFTSGNQVEVAKVIGTLWSKDNVHVETVPLIQA
- a CDS encoding superoxide dismutase, with the translated sequence MKHELPALPYDYNALEPYYDEQTVRLHHDAHHKAYVDGLNNAEAKLAEAREKGDFALVKHWERELAFHGSGHILHTMFWENMKPNGGGPATGQVAEEINKFFGSFEAFKKQFTAAAVAVEGSGWTLLCYNPTFKKLEILTAEKHQNLTQWGVVPLLALDLWEHAYYLKYQNKRAAFVEAWWNLVNWDDVNRRLAQCLA